A segment of the Geoglobus ahangari genome:
AAGGACAGGCTCGCCGAGAAAATGGTGAAGATGGCAGAGGAGCCGAACAGAGACGCGAACTTTGTAAGGGATGGAGAGAGCGTCAAGAAGGCCGACGCTGTTCTCTTGGTGGGAGTCTACGGCAAAAACCCGATAAGGGTTGGATGCGGAGCGTGCGGGTTCAAGAACTGCAAGGAGTTCGAGAAGGCTGAGAGGAAGAAAGGGAAGGACTTCGTGGGGCCCAACTGCGCGTTCAAGCTCATAGACCTGGGCATCGCAATAGGCTCTGCCGTAAAGCTCGGATCTGTTCTTGGAGCAGACAGCAGGGTCATGTACAGGATTGGTGCTGCAGCCAAGGAGCTCGGGCTGGCGAAGTCGGATGTCGTCATGGGCATTCCGATCGCCGTGACTGGCAAGAACCCGTTCTTCGACAGATGATGATTTTCGATTTTCCCTCAACCCCTTTTTCGAGAAAGCTTGCGGAAAGGTACGGCTACGACGAGTTCATCATAAGAAGGTGGGAGAGGTTCTTTGGCAGAGAGGAGACCGAGAGGCTCGTAAGGGCGATGGAAGAGGTTCCCAAGTACATCAGGGTCAACACCCTGAAGTGCGATGAGAGTAAGCTACTTTCAAGGCTCGAGAGGAGGGGGTTCAGGCTGAGAGAGACTGAGGTCAGGTTCTGCTACGAGATCGTGGAGGAGCCGTACAGCGTTGGAGCTACGCCAGAATACCTGCTCGGCTACTACTACGTGATGGACAAGAGCTCATGCGTGCCACCGCTTGCCCTGAAGCCAGAGGAGGGGGAGACGGTTGTGGACTTCGCCGCATCTCCCGGGGGAAAGACGACCATGCTCGCCCAGCTGATGAACAACACCGGAAGGATAATTGCCATAGAGGGCAACAGGGAAAGGATCCAGCCGCTCGTCGACAACATCCACAGGATGGGCGTTCTGAACACCGCGGTGATCCACATGAACTCCGCCGAGTTCTGGAGGACCGGCATAAAAGCGGACAGGATTCTCCTCGACGCCCCGTGCACGGGGGAGGGGATAATCCACAAAGACCCTGCAAGGAAGACCTCAAGGGGGGCTGAGGACATAAGGTTCTGCTCCACCCTTCAAAGGAAAATGCTCGAGTCGGCGCTGAGGAGCCTGAAGCCGGGAGGGGTTCTTGTCTACTCCACGTGCTCGCTCACGCCAGAGGAGAACGAGCTGGTTATAGATGAGGTGCTCAGGAAGCACGATGTCAGGCTCGAGGAGGTGGAGTACGGAGAGCCTGCGATGACAAGGGTCGGTGACGTGGAGCTAAGCCCCGAGCTGGAGAAGGCCAAGCGGTTTTACCCCCACATCCACAGGTGCTCGGGCTTCTTCGTGGCCAAGCTTGTCACGGGTGGTAGTCGAGCTCGAGAAACCTCTTCATGAGTATCAGGTCGGAGAGCATCCTCTGGTACTTCCTGTTGATCCTGTGCCTCAGAACGCGCATGTAAACCTTCCAGTCCCTTCCCTCGCTCCTCCACTTCTCCACAAACTCCGTCAGGCTCATCTCCCCATCAACATACCTCAGCCAGTCCTGAATGAACTCCCTTTCCCTCTGAGACAGGCACACCCTCAGAGCTTGTTACGGAAATTGATAACAGTTTTGGTCAGCAGCACTCCCTCTTAAGCTTCCCGATCACGCTCCTCCCCCAGAGGAACGCAACGCTTGAGGCGAGGATGTTGCCCAGCACGACTCCATAGACTATGCCGTCAAACCCGAGCCCGAGCAGGAAAGCGAAAATGTACGCGAAGCTCAGCTGGAAGACTATCGTCCTGAGCACGGTGATGGCAAATGCATTCTCACCCCTGCCTATCCCCTGAAACAGCGACACCGTCAGAATTCCGAGAGGTGCGAAGACGAGGAAGACTGGAAGGATTCTGAGGGTCTCGACGAGCATGCCGTAGATTCTGGCAGATGCCTCGCTGTAAGTGAAGAACATCGCGAGGTAGCCTGCAAGGGAGATAAACAGGACGACCAGCACGGCCTCTATGATCACCGCCACCTTTATCGCATACCTGTATGCCCTCTCGAGCTTCTCGATGTTTCTCGCGCCGAAAGCGGCACCCATCACGGCAGTGCCAGCACCCGACAGCCCGAACATCGGGATGAAGCCGAAGTGAACCACCCTCCAGGCGCTCGTGAAGACCGCGATGCCATCAGCGCTGCTCACCCTGACGATCATGGCGTTTATGAATATCAGGGAAAAGGACATGGTGAGCATGGAAAACGCAGAAGGGAGGCCCACACGCAGTATGTCGAAGACTATCTGCCTGCTCGGGCTGAATTCTCTGAACGACACCCTGACATAAGTCTTGGAGTTGTAGAACATCCAGTAAACGATGAGGAGTGAGGAGAAAACCATGGAGAGGACGCTTGCATATGCCGCACCCGCAATTCCGAGCCCTGCGACGTAGATGAGAACCGGGTCAAGGGCTATGTTCAGCAGCGAGCCGGCAACGTTGGCGTACATTGATCTCTTGGTATTGCCCTCCCCGTTCAGTATCCCAACGGCGACGTTGTTGAAGACTATGAACATGGAGCCCGCCACGACAATCCTCCCGTAGGTCAGAGCCTCCTCCAGCACCTTTCCGCTTGCCCCGAGCAGGGCGAGGATCTGCTCGAGCCTGAAGTACGTCGAGAGGATCACGATCGAGAGCATGGCGGCGATGACGAGGGAGTGGGTTGCGACGTTGTCCGCCCCCCTCTTGTCCCCTGCACCTATCTTCCTCGCGATGGCCGAGCTCGTTCCGATGCCAAGGCCGAGTGACAGGGAGACAAACATGAAGAACAGGGGCATGAACAGGCCTATCGCAGAGAGCGACTCAGCTCCAAGCCCGGCAACCCAGACTCCGTCAGCGAAGTTGTAGAGCGTGAAAACAAGGTTGCTGATCATTATGGGTATGGACAACCTAACTACCGCCTTCTCCGGCTCTCCGGTAAGAACCCTCACGCCCTCAGTTCTCCGATCCATCCTCTTCCTCCAGATTCCTCACCATTCTGCGGAACAGATCCTCGATCACCCTGACCTCCTCCTCGCTGAAGCCCCTGAGGAGGATTCTCTGGATCTCATCCGTCAGGGTGTCAAACTCCTCCATGAGCCTCCTACCGCTCTCCGTGACCTCGACCTCGAAGCCCTTGCCCTTCCTTACCCTCACGATCAGCCCCCTCTCCTCGAGCGACGAGAGAACCTTGGAGACCGTGCCTTTCGTCATTCCCGTTAGCTCAACAAGCTCCTTCTGCGACTTCCTGCCGGAGAATATCAGTCTGAGGAACTTGAACTCGAGAAACGTCAGCCTGCCCTCCAGTCTCCTCTCCACGATCCTCCTGAGGTTCTTGTTTAGGAGAAAAAGCTGCTTGAGAACGTCCACTGAAAGACGAGGCCGGCAGGTATTATAAAGTTTCCTGCGAAACTTTTGACTCCATCTCGAGCAAAAGCTTCTTCACCTCAACTCCCGAGGAGAAGCCGCCCAGCCCACCCTTCGCCACAACCCGGTGGCAGGGGACGATTACCGGGACGAGGTTCATCCTCAATGCCACGCCAACAGCCCTGGGAGAGGTGGAGAGCCTTCCTGCGAGGGATGAGTACGTCTCCACCGCTCCGTAGGGTATCTTTCTCACTTCCCTCAAAACCCGCTCCGCAAACCTTGTCGGGTAGACGACCCTGAACTCGCTGAAGTCGACGGGCTTTGCTGAAAAGTAGTCGGTCAGCCTCTCCTTCAGAATCTCCGCGGTTTCCGTTTCTACCTTTTCCTCAACAACTCCGTCGGTGAAGTAGGCCCTGACGATAACGCCATTCTCAAGCTCTGCGACGAAGTTCCGCTTCCACTTAACGAAAACCCTCTCAAACGTCGGTTCCCGCAATGTCTCTCAGCCTCTTCACCCCGTCTATCCCCTCGATTACCTCCACGACCGGCCTTGGCACGAGGTCCTCCCACCTCTCCCCGCAGATCATCCTCCTCCTTATCTCAGTCCCCTGATAGCTCACCCTGTTGAACAGCTTGGTCTTCCTCACCTCAAAGCCCGCTTCCCTAAACAGCCTTATGACGAGGGGGTTGTTGCTGTACACCACATTGAAGTAGGGGGTCATGGACACCACATGGCTGACCCATAGGCTGTTCCTGTAGACGTCCTCGAGGGGTATGATGTACACCTTCCTCTCCCCCACCTCGGCCATGAGCTCTCCGACTGCCCTGTCAACCATCATCACCCTTTCTCCTGCGGTGAACGGGTTCTCGATGGTGTGGCTTTCCTGAGCGCTCCCAATGCCGATCACGACCTCCTCCACCTCGGAGAAGATCTCCCTGAGCACCTCGTGGTGGCCGAGGTGGTATGGCTGGAACCTGCCTATGAAGAATGCCCTCATGTCGCCTTTCTCACCACCCTGACGATGTCGTCCTTGAGCTTCCTGCCCGTCTTCTTCTCCCACTCCTCTATCGGGATGCCGTACTTCGCCTGAATCCTGTCCCTGTAGATCTCGGGAATTACGTTGAACGTGCAGAAGGGTATTATCCTCCCGTCAGGGGATGCATAGTGTATCTCGCACCTCTCTACCCTCGATATGTCGTAGTTGTAGAGGTCCATGAAGTGCATCATGCCTATGAAGAGAGCATTCACGTGGAACTGGCCGAGGGTCGAGTAGTCGTGCCTCACGAGGATGTCGAACAGTATCCTGCTTATGTCGAAGGGCGCCTTCTCGTTGTCCACAAACTTCCTGAGGTCAACTATGCCCTTTAATGCCCGAACGGTCTTTATCCTGCTCTTGGAGATCTCCTCAGCCTTCTCGTTCAGGTACTCAAAGAACCCGTCCACGTCCACGAACCTTGTGATCGGAACCATCTTTCCGTTCATCTTGAACACGTAGGTAGCCATTCCGCACGCGAAGTGGGTGGTGAGCTCGTACTGCGGTCTGCCCGTTATGGCCTCGACAAAGTGGGAGATCGGGGAAACGCTCGGAACCGGGTAGAAATCCTCCCTCGAGATCTCTCCGTTCGTCTGCTCCTCTATCCTCTTTATTGCATCCGGGATGGTGATCCTTATCTGCTCCCTCTCCTTCCTCGGAACGCTCCCGGTTATGCTCACCGGCTGGAAGTTCACACCCCTGACTATGTCTATGTTCTGGAAAGCGAACCTAATGATGTCTCCGAGCTGGTGGTCGTTCACGCCCTTGATCACCGTCGGAACGAGGACTATTCCAAGCTCCGCTCTCCTGCAGTTCTCGAGAACCTTTGGAACCTCGTGGTGGTTTTTGGGGTTGGTCTTCTCATCAACACCGTCGAAGGACAGGTAGATTGTGTTCACCCCAGCCTCCCTAACCTTCAGCGCGAGGTCGGGATCGTGGGCGAGCCTTATTCCGTTGGTGTTCAGCTGAACGTGGTCTATCCCTTCAGCCTTTATCGCCCTGATTATGTCCACGAGATCGTCTCTGAGAGTTGGCTCTCCACCCGTGAGCTGCACAGCGTTCGCTCCGATTGGCTTCATGTTCTTCGCTGTTCTAACCATCTCCACAATCTGCTCGAGCGTTGGCTCGTACACATACCCGGAGCGCTTCGCGTAGAAGAAGCAGTACCAGCATGCCAGGTCGCAGCGGTTGGTGAGGACGAGGTTTAGAAGTGCTGTGTGGCTCTTGTGGTTCGAGCACAGGCCGCATGTGAACGGGCAGTTGGACTCCTCAACTATGGGTGTCGCAAGGCCGTGCCCATCGTGGGCGTACCTCATGGCCTTGCGGAACATCTCCGCATCTCCCCAGTAAACGTCTACAAACTCCCCGTGTTCATCACAACGCTTGCTGATCATCACCTTTCCGTTTTCCTCGTAAACGCGAGCAGGAATGACCTTGAGACATTCCGGACACAGTGACTTGGTTTGATAATCGATCTGGCCGTTCACGTTACCACCTCCAATATTATCTTAGTCAATTTATCGAAAACGATATATCAACGTTTCGTATCTGCGGATTATGCTCTGGACGTTAATTAAAACCATCTGGCTTTTTCTCCCTGCATACACTCCCAACAACTTTGCGGTAATCTTTGGAGGCGGAAAACCCATAGATCTCGGGAAAAATTTTGTTGACGGTAAACGTATTTTGGGTGACGGTAAAACCTTCAGGGGTTTTTTCGGCGGCCTTTTTGGTGGGCTTATTACGGGGCTCGCACAGTACAAGATCGAGCAGATCGCGGGGTTGGAATTCTTTACCACCATGCCCCTCAGCTCCGCCCTCACCCTCTTCCTCCTGCTCTCCCTCGGATCCCTCACCGGAGACCTGCTCGGCAGCTTCATCAAGAGGAGGCTGGGCATAGAGAGGGGTGGCAAGGCACCTCTCCTCGACCAGCTCGACTTCCTTGTCGTGGCGATCGTGTTCGCAAGTTTCCACGAGTACTTCTCCTCCCTCTACACCGCAGAGGTCATAGTGATAGCCCTGATCCTCACACCCCTACTGCACAAGCTCATAAACGTGATAGCCTACCTGCTGAGGCTGAAGGACGTGCCGTGGTGAAAAAGCTTATAATGTTTAATTGAGATAGATTCTGCAATGGTCTGCCTGCACGACCCGAGCATGGAGTGCAAGTTCAAACAGGAGTGTTCCTCCTGCCCCCTGCTGGAGGGGATAATGAGAGATTACCCTCACTGAAGCTTTCCGAGAAGGTAGGAGACTCTTCTGCTTATCGGAATCCTCCTCCCGCCGGCTTCCGTTCTCCTGCTCAGAATGTCTTTTCTAAGGTTTTCAGGGAAGTAGGTTACTCCATAACCGACCTCCTTCGAGCTGTGGGCATCACTCCCGGCTATCATCGCCTTCCCGTACCTCTCGGCATACCTCCTCGCCAGGCGATTGAAGAATCCTGTTATGTACTTCGCGTTGAAAACCTCAACCGCGTCCACGTACCTGAAAAGGTTCGGCCTGAATACCCCCTTCCTCTCAACCTGAAATGGGTGCGAGACCGCGCACAGCCCGCCCTTCCTCCTCACCTCCTCCACAGTCTCGACCAGACTCATCCCCCTGTCAATCTCGTCTTCCACAAAGAACACGAGGAGGTGGCCGTCCCTCGTCGTAACCTCCACTCCGGGAATCACGGTGATGCCAAGGTGCTCGTCCCTCACGAAGTCCATGGCAGCCAAGCTTCCCTGAACGGTGTCGTGATCCGTTATTGATATGCACGAGAGGCCGAGCTCCACGGCCCTCATGACGATTTTCTCAACTCCATCCAGCCCGTCGCTGTATGTAGAGTGAACGTGAAGCTCGGCCCTGAACATGGGAAGGTTTTTTGATTTGCGGAGAAAATAAACTTTATGAAGGTCCTCCTCGTCACCGGAAGGCTCGCGGAGGGCATCGTGAAGGCCAATTCTGCTGGCTGTGATGTTCACGTCGCAGACGTTGATGTTGCTGCCTTCATCACAGAAAAACACCTCAGCAGCGTGGACATCTCGAGATACGACCTCGTCCTCGTCCCGGGGCTCGCAAAGGGGAGGTGGAGGGAGCTGGAGAGGAGGACGGGCACGAAGGTCAGACTCGGCCCAATTCACGCGTACGACATTCCGAAGGTCATGGAGAGAATTGGCTCGGTTGAGCTGTCCCACGAGGTGCCGGCCGACAGGCTCATAGATATGAACAGGGAGAGGGAGCTCGTTGAGCTTGTCGAGAGCGTTGAGAAAGGTGTTTTCGACATAAACGGGGTTGAGATTGGTGGAACGAGCAGGATGAAGGTTGTTGCAGAAGTAGTGGATGCGACGGAGCTCGACAGGGATCAGCTCGCCGGCAGGATAGAGTACTACCTCGAAAGCGGGGCGGACATAGTAGATCTCGGAGTTCCCCTGAGCTTTTCTGTCGAGGACGTCAGGAGGGTCGTCAAGGTGGCGAAGGATTGCTGCGATGCTGTGAGCGTCGACACCTTCTCCCCCAGAGCAATAAGGACGGCGGTTGAGAGCGGGGTGGACATGGTCATGAGCATCTCGGAGAAGAACATCAGAGCCCTCGACCACATCGAGGGTCAGGCTGTTGTGGTGGTGGAGAGGAACGTTGAGAGACTCTCATGGCTCGTGGATCTTGTCAGAACGAAGACCGAGAAGGTCATTGCCGATCCAGTGCTCGACATGGACGGTTTCGTCCCCTCAGTTCTAAGGTATGCGGAGTTCAGGAGAAGAGACCCGCGAACCCCGGTGCTCTTCGGAGCTGGCAACGTGACCGAGCTCTTTGACGCCGACTCAATTGGTGTGAACGCCCTCCTTGCCCTTATAGCCGAAGAGGTAGGAGCGAGCCTGCTGTTCACAACCGAGGCGAGCCCGAAGACGAGGGGGTCGATCAGGGAGCTGAGGATAGCGAGCTACATGGTGAAGGGAGCGAGGCTGAAGGGGACTCCGCCAAAGGACCTCGGAATGAGCCTGCTCGTCCTTAAAGAGAAGGTGCGCTTTCCTGAAGCGGAGGTGCCTGAGAACTGCCAGAAGGCCGTGGAGAGTAAAGAGTTCCACAGAGACCCGCTGGGAGACTTCAGGATATGGATCTCGGGAGACAGGATAGTGTGCAGCCATGAGAAAGCATGCGTTCACGGAAAAACCGCGAAGGAGATCATAGACACCGTTCTCAGAATGGGGCTGGTCAGCAGGCTCGATCATGCAGGGTACCTCGGGAGGGAGCTGAAGAAGGCAGAGATAGCGCTTAAGCTGAAGAAGAACTACGTGCAGGACGAGGAGCTGAACTTCGGATACTACGAAAGGGATTTAAAAGACGAAAACAGCTGCTGAGACGACCGTTGTCGTCTCCCTGACCTCAGCCACCCTCGTTACGTTGAAGGTTCTCGCAGGCTTTATTCCGAAGGCTGTCTCAAGCATGTACGCTGCGCTCTCCTCAGCCTTCCTGCCCACGTCTTCCCCCCTGTAAATGCCATGATACTCGGTGAGGTAGCCGTGCAAGGATGGATCCTCCGGGATGGCTGCGCCTATGCTGGCGTAGATCCTCTCGCCCTCCGCATCGCTGGTCTCCCTCGACATCACGCAGAAGACGATCTGCCCCGGATAGAGCTCCCTGAGACCGTCCTCTATCCCGATTACCTCGCACTGGGGCGGGAAGATGCTGCTGACGGTCACGAGGTTGAACCTCTCGATGCCCGCATCTCTCAGCGCGAGCTCGAAGCTGACCAGCGCATCCTCGTGCCTGCCAACGCCTGAGGTAAAGAAGACCTTCTTTGGCACCAAGAGCTTGTTTACGTCGAGAGGTACGCTTTCGGCTCCAGAGAAACCCTCTGTTCCGTTTTCGATTCTCACATTGCAAGTTTCCGAAATGAGATATTTAAGACTTTTGGCGTTCACGGAAAAAGGAAAATGTCTGTGAGTCTTTCAGCCTCAAGGCTCAGCTCCCACCTCTCTCTGCACTCGCACTCGGTCTCAAACACCCCTTTGTCCTGTGTGAGGGAGAAGCGCCTTATTTCCTCCACCACCCTCTCATCGCACTTAAAGCAGTTGTGCGGTCCCCTGCTCTTTCCTCCCGCCACAGGATCGCACACGATCTCCATGTCAGCGTTCTTCAAAACCTCAACCGCGCTCCAGAGCCAGGGCGGCCTGTATGCTCCTCTCTGCCACAGCCTCTCAACGAGGGTCTTCCTGTGCACGGTCATGAGGTTTAGGGAGACGATGTCCGCATGCCCCTTAACATCCCTGATAGACCTCAGAACGTCCTCGATCGCTTCCCCCTCAGTCAGCAGGGGTGGTTTCATCAGCAGGTAAGCCTTAACTCTCGCAACGCGCCTCAGCATCTCGCTCACTCTAACGAAGTCCTGAAACGTGAAGCCCTTGTTTATCAACAAGCTTCTATACTCGTCGCTGGACGTCTCCAGACCTATTCCGACCTCTACCTCAATCCCCGCTTCCTCTATCTCCTCCACGATCTCTTCCCTGACGAACTCGGGTCTGCTCTCCACAACGAGTTTCCTGTACCCTTCTTCCAAGGCTTTCTCGTAGATCCTCATCCTCGTTTCCCCTGACACCTCCCTGTCGTCGAAGAAGCTACCGGAGGTGAATATCTTCAGCACCTCACCCCTGCCCCTCTCAAGGGCCTTGAGGAAGCTCCTGTACACCTCCTCCTGACTCGCATCTCTTCTGGAGTCGAGCGTGTAGCTGCACATGTGGCAGGAGTCCCATGCACAGCCCCGGGTGGGAAGGATAATGGTGAGGCAGTCCACGACCTCCCCGTGAAGTCTCTCCTTCTCAATCCACGCCTTCAATAGTACCTCCTCCGCAGTGCCCTGAACCTCTCACCGAAGTATATGCCAACCGCAAGTCCTCCAAGGTGAGCAACATGTGCGACGCCAGTGAAGATGGAGAAGGGCGTCATGAGCAGGTCGTATGCTGCAAAGAGCACGACCGCCATTCTTATGCTGAGGGGTATGAAGAAGAACAGCAGCACCCTGATCTCGGGCGCGATTATGGCGAGGGTTCCCATTATCCCGTATATCGCACCCGACGCTCCAACGGCAGGTGCGAATGAGCCGGTTGCGTAGGAGAACGCGATGTACATCACATTCCCAGCAATCCCGGACAGCAGAAAGATCTTCAGGTAGTTCCTCCCACCCACTCTCCTCTCAAGCTCGCTGCCGAAGAACAGCAGGACTATCGCGTTGACAAGGTAGTGGTCGAAGGAGCCGTGCATGAAGATGCTGGTGACAAGCTGCCAGGGGCGGAGGTAGAAGTCGTGTGGGTAGAGGGCAAGCAGGCCGAAAACCGGGCGGTAGATGATTGACACGGCAAACATTACGGTTATAATGGCAAGAATTACGTTGTTGTAACCGTAAGCCTCGAGAGGATTTCTTCTCTTAAGCGCGGGGTCGTAATACTCCACCCCGTACTGCCTCCTGCTTTCCCTCCACCTTTCCACACCTATGTCCCTCTTGACCTTCACGGGTATGTCGTAAAGCCCCTCACAGCCGTGCTTCTCGGGGAGCCTGTGGTCAGCACAGAACGTGCCTCCGCAATAACTGCACCTGTAGGGGAGCAGCTCATCTTTACCGCAAACATCACACTTCGCCACTGCTTCGAGTGGAGAGAAGCAATATTTTAAATTTTCTCAAGAAGAGCCGAGTACTTCCGTATCCTCTCGTCGTCGTAGCTTGAGAGCCACGAGAGCCAGCAGAGCTCCACCGCCATGTAGCCGTGGTCATGAGCAATGTCCTCGGCAAACCTCACGAACTCCACCTGGTTCTTAGGCGCGCTGACATGCCTTTCAACGAACCTCCTGACGATTCTGTCCGGCATCACCGTGTCAACGCCACCCATCATCCTGAGGTACTGAAATGTGTTAATTCCGGCACCGCTAACCTTGAGCCACTCCCTCCAGCTCTCAAGCTCAGCCTTCGACGCCCACCTTCTCAGCGCCTCAACACCATCTCCATGCTCAAGCAGCTCTTCAGCCACACCTTTAGCAACGCTCCAGCTCCTCCTGTTCCTCCAGATGCTGTAAAGTCTGCTTTCATCTGCCCTCACCAGATCTTCGAGGGTGGAAATCTCTCCTGAGTCGACAAACTTTTCCTTGAACTGGAGAACCCTCGGAACAACGACGGAGAAGTAGTTCACGCCCACAGACGTGATCGCCGCGTCCACAACCATGAGAATAGCGCTACCACCATACCTCTCAGATCTCAGAACCT
Coding sequences within it:
- a CDS encoding rhomboid family intramembrane serine protease, translating into MAKCDVCGKDELLPYRCSYCGGTFCADHRLPEKHGCEGLYDIPVKVKRDIGVERWRESRRQYGVEYYDPALKRRNPLEAYGYNNVILAIITVMFAVSIIYRPVFGLLALYPHDFYLRPWQLVTSIFMHGSFDHYLVNAIVLLFFGSELERRVGGRNYLKIFLLSGIAGNVMYIAFSYATGSFAPAVGASGAIYGIMGTLAIIAPEIRVLLFFFIPLSIRMAVVLFAAYDLLMTPFSIFTGVAHVAHLGGLAVGIYFGERFRALRRRYY